A region of Brevundimonas sp. NIBR10 DNA encodes the following proteins:
- a CDS encoding dipeptidase: protein MIRSLLVAAVSLAVVSTAQAQTDTAQSNAAGEARVRAILRTTPLIDGHNDLPWSLRQEHGNDPYAVDLATDLTATGLHTDIPRLRTGGVGAQLWSVYVPAALPPTEAARETFEQIDTVRRIVAAHPDAFELATTADDIVRIHRAGKIASLMGMEGGYSIDDSLGLLRQFHEAGARYMTLTHSKTTTWADSATDAPKWGGLNPFGEAVVREMNRLGMMVDLSHVSEETMLDALRVSDAPVIFSHSSARAVTGHPRNVPDIVLRLMPEDGGIVMVTFVPGFINETVRAWSADRAAEDARLKAMNPGAPDAVTAGLAGWTQAHPIPRAAVSDLLAHIQHVRDVAGIDHVGLGGDFDGIDALPEGITGVDAYPAILAALMQAGWTEADIRKIAGENMLRVMRAVEAVAASKAGERPGMAVNTPL, encoded by the coding sequence ATGATCCGATCCCTGCTTGTCGCCGCCGTGTCCCTGGCCGTCGTGTCGACCGCCCAGGCGCAGACCGATACGGCGCAATCCAATGCTGCAGGGGAGGCGAGGGTGCGGGCGATCCTGCGAACCACCCCCCTGATCGACGGCCACAACGATCTGCCCTGGTCCCTGCGACAGGAGCACGGCAACGACCCCTATGCGGTCGATCTGGCCACGGACCTGACGGCGACGGGACTGCACACCGACATCCCGCGCCTGCGTACCGGCGGCGTCGGGGCCCAGCTCTGGTCCGTCTATGTGCCCGCGGCCCTTCCCCCTACGGAGGCCGCGCGTGAGACCTTCGAGCAGATCGACACCGTGCGCCGCATCGTCGCGGCCCATCCCGACGCCTTCGAGCTGGCCACCACCGCCGACGACATCGTCCGCATCCACCGCGCCGGAAAGATCGCCAGCCTGATGGGGATGGAGGGCGGCTATTCGATCGACGATTCGCTCGGCCTGCTGCGCCAATTCCATGAGGCCGGGGCCCGCTACATGACCCTGACCCACTCGAAGACCACGACGTGGGCCGACAGCGCCACCGACGCGCCGAAATGGGGCGGACTCAATCCCTTCGGCGAGGCGGTGGTCAGGGAGATGAACCGGCTGGGGATGATGGTCGACCTGTCGCACGTGTCGGAGGAGACCATGCTGGACGCCCTGCGGGTGTCCGACGCCCCGGTGATCTTCTCCCACTCTTCGGCGCGGGCTGTGACGGGTCATCCTCGCAATGTGCCCGACATTGTGCTGCGGTTGATGCCCGAGGACGGCGGCATCGTCATGGTCACCTTCGTGCCCGGCTTCATCAACGAGACCGTCCGCGCCTGGAGCGCCGACCGCGCCGCCGAGGATGCGCGGCTGAAGGCCATGAACCCCGGTGCCCCCGATGCCGTCACCGCCGGGCTGGCGGGCTGGACGCAGGCGCATCCGATTCCGCGCGCCGCCGTGTCCGACCTTCTGGCCCACATCCAGCATGTGCGGGACGTCGCCGGCATCGACCACGTCGGCCTGGGCGGAGACTTCGACGGCATCGACGCCCTGCCCGAGGGAATCACCGGCGTCGACGCCTACCCTGCCATCCTCGCCGCCCTGATGCAGGCCGGCTGGACCGAGGCGGATATCCGCAAGATCGCAGGCGAGAACATGCTGCGCGTGATGCGGGCGGTGGAGGCGGTCGCGGCGTCGAAGGCCGGCGAGCGGCCGGGGATGGCGGTGAACACGCCTCTCTGA
- a CDS encoding GNAT family N-acetyltransferase, translating to MSGSLKVEIIKADELTSADIDLWRAMVEGNPDLASPYFRPEFTQVAGAISPQAAVAVFQRAGSVVGFFPHQRRGGTIQPLAAPMNDYHGVIAHACQTPSLEQVAVLLDAPRLRVGAWVGPAVQGEDRETLMVSMPEAGYGDWYAERRQTWAKYYKDKERARRSLASELGEARVERNLRDPALLDQLISLKRDQYRRTGRHDIFDCGWTADLLHGLLQTHGEDDFGASMAAMWAGGKLVAVEYSLHAGDRYHFWFPVYEPSLARCSPGILLSMDTMRLASDAGYRVFDFGFGGEGYKKYFCDRSQTVREALVMRPGLATGLSNAAVGILNTAGKSRGDRLRTSMRRRWAAIEACETTPVSRFRGALGAAQVALNKGAERTAERLAEPRVTG from the coding sequence ATGTCGGGTTCGCTCAAGGTCGAGATCATCAAGGCGGACGAACTGACGTCCGCCGACATCGATCTGTGGCGCGCCATGGTGGAGGGCAATCCCGATCTGGCCAGCCCCTATTTCCGTCCCGAGTTCACCCAAGTCGCCGGTGCCATCAGCCCCCAGGCGGCGGTGGCGGTGTTCCAGAGGGCCGGCAGCGTCGTCGGCTTTTTCCCGCACCAGCGGCGGGGCGGCACGATCCAGCCGCTGGCCGCGCCGATGAACGACTATCACGGCGTCATCGCCCATGCCTGTCAGACACCGTCGCTGGAGCAGGTGGCGGTCCTGCTGGACGCGCCGCGCCTGCGGGTCGGGGCCTGGGTCGGCCCGGCGGTTCAGGGCGAGGATCGCGAGACCCTGATGGTCTCCATGCCGGAGGCAGGCTACGGCGACTGGTACGCCGAACGCCGCCAGACCTGGGCCAAATACTACAAGGACAAGGAACGGGCGCGGCGCAGTCTGGCGAGCGAACTGGGCGAGGCGCGAGTCGAGCGGAACCTGCGCGATCCGGCCCTGCTGGACCAGCTGATCAGCCTGAAGCGTGACCAGTACCGACGTACGGGACGCCACGACATCTTCGACTGCGGCTGGACCGCCGACCTGCTGCACGGCCTGCTCCAGACGCACGGCGAGGACGACTTCGGGGCCTCGATGGCGGCGATGTGGGCGGGCGGAAAGCTGGTGGCGGTCGAGTATTCGCTGCACGCGGGCGACCGCTATCACTTCTGGTTCCCGGTCTATGAGCCCAGCCTGGCGCGCTGTTCGCCGGGCATCCTGCTGAGCATGGACACCATGCGGCTGGCCTCGGACGCCGGGTACCGGGTGTTCGACTTCGGCTTCGGGGGCGAGGGCTACAAGAAATATTTCTGCGACCGCAGCCAGACGGTGCGCGAGGCCCTGGTCATGCGGCCGGGCCTGGCGACAGGCCTGAGCAACGCCGCCGTCGGCATCCTGAACACGGCGGGCAAGTCGCGGGGCGACAGGCTGCGCACCTCGATGCGTCGCCGCTGGGCCGCGATCGAGGCCTGCGAGACCACGCCGGTCAGCCGCTTCCGCGGAGCCCTGGGCGCGGCCCAGGTGGCCCTGAACAAGGGGGCCGAACGCACCGCCGAACGTCTGGCCGAACCCCGGGTCACGGGCTGA
- a CDS encoding transcriptional regulator: protein MKRTRYPGPITEAKKHPHSLVEQGFATDEALAEILHRYPAEHIDINLYDYDDEGQVSMRTGTRGGLPGDKLLEAIQAGRLWVNLRKAEVGCPELWAASMVEFEKIQATYPGMRAVTNAGQLIVSSPVARVPYHFDAAGVVLFHLRGRKRIYVYPGDERHLPEHNMEQVVARQTTEELPYTLAFEPDAQVMDLEPGEALTWPLYAPHRVDNLDRFCVSLSMEYQTWSSRMRNGALYTNAVIRSRGGRPRLTDRMAPPELAARWAASLALRRVGGLKSKIADIERDFEPEVGAEDGVRVLRA, encoded by the coding sequence ATGAAACGCACCCGCTATCCCGGCCCGATCACCGAGGCGAAGAAACATCCGCACAGCCTGGTCGAGCAGGGCTTCGCCACCGACGAGGCCCTGGCGGAAATCCTGCATCGCTATCCGGCCGAGCATATCGACATCAACCTGTACGACTATGACGACGAGGGTCAGGTTTCGATGCGCACCGGCACGCGCGGCGGCCTGCCGGGCGACAAGCTGCTGGAAGCCATCCAGGCGGGGCGGTTGTGGGTCAATCTGAGGAAGGCCGAGGTGGGGTGTCCCGAGCTGTGGGCGGCCTCGATGGTCGAGTTCGAGAAGATCCAGGCCACCTACCCGGGGATGCGGGCCGTGACCAATGCCGGTCAGCTGATCGTCTCGTCGCCGGTGGCCAGGGTGCCCTATCATTTCGACGCGGCGGGCGTGGTCCTGTTCCACCTGCGGGGTCGCAAGCGGATCTACGTCTATCCTGGGGACGAGCGGCACCTGCCCGAACACAATATGGAACAGGTCGTGGCGCGCCAGACGACCGAGGAACTGCCCTATACGCTGGCGTTCGAGCCGGACGCCCAGGTCATGGATCTGGAGCCCGGCGAGGCCCTGACCTGGCCGCTGTATGCACCGCACCGGGTGGATAATCTCGACAGGTTCTGCGTCTCGCTGTCGATGGAATACCAGACCTGGTCGTCGCGGATGAGGAACGGTGCCCTCTATACCAACGCCGTGATCCGCAGCAGGGGCGGACGTCCGCGCCTGACCGACCGGATGGCCCCGCCCGAACTGGCCGCGCGCTGGGCCGCGTCCCTGGCCTTGCGTCGGGTCGGCGGGCTGAAGAGCAAGATCGCCGACATCGAGCGCGACTTCGAGCCCGAGGTCGGGGCCGAGGACGGGGTGCGGGTCCTGCGGGCTTAG